Proteins encoded within one genomic window of Canis lupus dingo isolate Sandy chromosome 28, ASM325472v2, whole genome shotgun sequence:
- the KAZALD1 gene encoding kazal-type serine protease inhibitor domain-containing protein 1 isoform X1, with protein MPPPPAAALALPSLLLLLLLRTPPPTGARPSPGPDYLRRGWLRLLAEGEGCAPCRPEDCAAPRGCLAGRVRDACGCCWECANLEGQLCDLDPSAHFYGRCGEQLECRLDAGGDLSRGEVPEPLCACRSQRPLCGSDGRTYAQICRLQEAARARPDANLTVAHPGPCESEPQIVLHPYDIWNVTGQDVIFGCEVFAYPMASIEWRKDGLDIQLPGDDPHISVQFRGGPQRFEVTGWLQIQAVRPSDEGIYRCLARNALGQVEAPASLTVLTPDQLNSTGLPQLPSLHLVPEEVESEEGEDYY; from the exons ATGCCACCGCCACCCGCtgctgccctggctctgccctcgctactgctgctgctgctgctacggACGCCGCCCCCGACAGGCGCGCGGCCGTCCCCAGGCCCCGATTACCTGCGGCGCGGCTGGCTGCGGCTGCTGGCGGAGGGCGAGGGCTGCGCTCCCTGCCGGCCAGAAGACTGCGCGGCGCCGCGGGGCTGCCTGGCCGGCCGGGTGCGCGACGCGTGCGGCTGCTGTTGGGAATGCGCCAACCTCGAGGGCCAGCTCTGCGACCTGGACCCCAGCGCCCACTTCTATGGGCGCTGCGGCGAGCAGCTTGAGTGCCGGTTGGACGCAGGCGGCGACCTGAGCCGCGGAGAGGTTCCGGAGCCTCTGTGTGCCTGCCGCTCGCAGCGCCCGCTTTGCGGATCCGACGGCCGCACCTACGCGCAGATCTGCCGCCTGCAGGAGGCGGCCCGTGCTCGGCCGGACGCCAACCTCACTGTGGCGCACCCGGGGCCCTGCGAATCGG AGCCTCAGATCGTGTTGCACCCATATGACATTTGGAACGTGACGGGGCAGGATGTGATCTTTGGCTGTGAGGTGTTTGCATACCCCATGGCATCCATCGAGTGGAGGAAGGACGGCTTGGACATTCAGCTACCAGGGGATGATCCCCACATCTCAGTGCAG TTCAGGGGTGGACCCCAGAGGTTTGAGGTGACAGGCTGGCTACAGATCCAGGCTGTGCGTCCCAGCGATGAGGGTATCTACCGCTGCCTGGCTCGCAATGCTCTGGGCCAGGTGGAGGCCCCAGCTAGCCTGACAGTGCTCACACCAG ACCAGCTGAACTCCACAGGCCTCCCCCAGCTGCCATCCCTGCATCTGGTTCCTGAGGAGGTTGAGAGTGAAGAGGGAGAAGATTATTACTAG
- the KAZALD1 gene encoding kazal-type serine protease inhibitor domain-containing protein 1 isoform X2, which translates to MAGPKTESEETPRLCPDRWSPGRETWVPERCNMVSLGRIPIRFVVERAVSPVRPPPFSSFGASGFVKEGAIPAPPCRPRGADGHSSLRFPLAALLHFHFLSPFEGAELAWLGLPGKQTPAGSQDFTPQLQALCLLPGSGFRCAMLFSGLPPPSLEPQIVLHPYDIWNVTGQDVIFGCEVFAYPMASIEWRKDGLDIQLPGDDPHISVQFRGGPQRFEVTGWLQIQAVRPSDEGIYRCLARNALGQVEAPASLTVLTPDQLNSTGLPQLPSLHLVPEEVESEEGEDYY; encoded by the exons ATGGCTGGTCCCAAAACTGAGAGTGAAGAGACTCCCAGACTTTGTCCAGATCGCTGGAGCCCAGGCAGGGAGACTTGGGTTCCAGAAAGATGCAATATGGTTTCTCTTGGGCGGATTCCAATTCGATTCGTAGTGGAGCGAGCTGTTAGCCCagtccgcccacctcccttctcttctttcgGTGCCTCTGGATTCGTGAAGGAGGGGGCGATTCCAGCTCCTCCCTGCCGTCCCAGGGGGGCTGACGGCCATTCAAGCCTCAGGTTTCCTTTGGCAGCATTACTTCACTTTCACTTCCTGAGCCCCTTTGAGGGAGCTGAGCTGGCCTGGCTGGGGCTGCCAGGAAAACAAACACCGGCAGGGTCCCAAGATTTTACCCCACaacttcaggctctctgcctgctgcctggATCTGGTTTCAG GTGTGCCATGCTGTTCTCAGGCCTCCCACCTCCATCCCTAGAGCCTCAGATCGTGTTGCACCCATATGACATTTGGAACGTGACGGGGCAGGATGTGATCTTTGGCTGTGAGGTGTTTGCATACCCCATGGCATCCATCGAGTGGAGGAAGGACGGCTTGGACATTCAGCTACCAGGGGATGATCCCCACATCTCAGTGCAG TTCAGGGGTGGACCCCAGAGGTTTGAGGTGACAGGCTGGCTACAGATCCAGGCTGTGCGTCCCAGCGATGAGGGTATCTACCGCTGCCTGGCTCGCAATGCTCTGGGCCAGGTGGAGGCCCCAGCTAGCCTGACAGTGCTCACACCAG ACCAGCTGAACTCCACAGGCCTCCCCCAGCTGCCATCCCTGCATCTGGTTCCTGAGGAGGTTGAGAGTGAAGAGGGAGAAGATTATTACTAG